GGCCATTGAAAAACTGGTGGAGGAGTATTTTCACTCCGCTGCCAAAAGGCTTGATGTGCGCAAACGGATTTTACTGTTAATGGGACCTGTCAGCGGGGGGAAATCCACATTGGTAACCATGTTAAAACGGGGACTTGAACAGTTTTCCAAAACAGATCTTGGCGCGGTATACGCGATCAAAGGATGTCCGATGCATGAGGAGCCTCTTCATTTGATTCCCCAAGAACTGAGGGCAGAGGTAGAAGAAGAGCTAAAAATCCGTATTGAAGGCTCATTGTGCCCCTCTTGTCAGATGAGACTGCAAACAGAATATGGCGGAGATATAGAAAAGGTGGAAGTGGAACGCGTGCTTATTTCTGAAGAAGGGCGCGTTGGTATTGGAACATTCAGCCCCTCTGACCCCAAATCCCAGGATATCGCCGACTTGACAGGTAGTATTGATTTTTCCACGATAACGGAGTACGGATCAGAATCTGATCCGAGAGCCTACCGGTTTGACGGGGAACTGAACAAGGCAAACCGGGGATTAATGGAGTTTCAGGAAATGCTGAAATGTGATGAGAAATTTTTATGGAACTTGCTATCCCTGACGCAGGAAGGCAACTTCAAAGCGGGCAGGTTTGCGCTAATTTCTGCCGATGAGCTCATTGTAGCTCATACAAATGAATCGGAATATAAATCTTTTATTTCAAATAAGAAAAATGAAGCGCTTCAGTCGCGGATGATTGTAATGCCCATTCCTTATAATTTAAGAGTAACGGATGAGGAAAAGATTTACGCCAAACTGATCAAACAAAGCGACATGTCCCACATTCACATAGCTCCCCATGCACTAAGAGCGGCCGCCATTTTCTCCATTTTGACACGTCTTAAAGAAACGAAGAAACAAGGGATGGATCTGCTGAAGAAAATGCGGATGTACAATGGAGAGTCCGTAGAAGGATATAAGGAAGCCGATCTAAAAGAAATGCAGCATGAGTTTACTGAAGAAGGTATGTCGGGAATCGACCCGAGGTATGTCATTAACCGCATTTCAAGTGCCTTAATCCGCCATGACCTTCAATGCATCAATGCACTGGATGTGCTGCGGGCACTTAAAGACGGACTTGATCAGCATCCCTCCATCACCAAGGATGAGCGGGAAAGGTATTTGAATTTCATTTCCATAGCACGCAAGGAATATGACGAACTGGCCAAGAAAGAAGTACAGAAGGCGTTCGTATATTCGTTTGAAGAATCCGCCTGGACACTTTTTGAAAATTACCTTGACAATATTGAAGCATACTGCCATTGGGGCAAAATTAAGGACCCCCTGACCGGAGAAGAAATGGATCCGGATGAGCGTCTGATGAGATCGATCGAAGAGCAGATCGGAATATCGGAAAACGCCAAAAAGGCGTTCCGGGAAGAAATTTTAATCCGCTTGTCCTCTTATTCCCGTAAAAAGAAAAAATTCAACTACAGCAGTCATGAACGCCTTCGTGAAGCAATAGAAAAAAAACTGTTCGCTGATCTCAAGGACATCGTGAAAATAACAACCTCAACGAAGACACCGGATGAAAAACAGCTTAAAAAGATCAATGAAGTAACGAAGCGTCTTATAGATGAGCACGGTTACTGCCCGGCCTGTGCAAATGAACTTCTGCGCTATGTGGGAAGTTTACTGAACCGGTAAAGGGCTTACAATCAGGAACTTGAAAGCGAAAAGGACCGAAGCGTGAACAAAGCCATTTCACACTGCGGTCCTGAACGGTGTAGTGACTGCTGAATCTTTTTTTACAACAAGAAGGATTTAACTTTGCTTTCTTCTTTTCCCAATCAGGCGGGTGACAAGCAACATGGTACCAGGCAGAGACCTGTTTTTGCGGTAAGCCAAATACTTGCCCTCCCATTTGGGAGAGTATTTATCTTTAAAACGGCGAAGTCCGCTGAAACTGTAAGTGTAGTTCACATTATTGAAAATGGCTGCAGCCACCCGTTCTGAGAAGAAGGCTTCCTGAGATTGGCCGACATTGGACAAAGGAGCCATCCCCATATTAAAGAACCGGTATCCTTTCTCTTTAGCCCATTCGAATAAATGGATGAACATGGCATCCATAATGCCGCTTGGTGAATCAGGGTAATAACGCATTAAATCAACGGAGAGGTACCCTTCCCGGTATACCGGCATCAGGCTCATGAAAGCCATCATTTTCCCGGCAGAATCCCTTAGTATGGCGATAGGTGCTTTCTCCAGGTAATGGCGGTCGAAATAGCCGAGTGAGTATCCCTTCTCTTTGCGTTTTCCGATGAAAGCATCGGAAACTTGTTTCAGCTCGCGGAACCATTCGTCGTCAAAAGGTGGTGTAACCAATTCAAATGTATACCCTTCCCGGTTAAAGCGGTTTTTTAACGCGCGCAGACCGGCACGTTTTTTTCCGGAGATGGTGAAGCTGCTTAAATCTATGATAGCCTCTTCCCCCAACTTGAAAAACCGGTATCCCAGATCGTGGTAAAGATACATATAATCATTTTCAATCTGATAAAAGACAACAATATAGCCCAGGCGATCGGCATCTTCCAAGAAGTCCTCCAAAATCCCCGGGAAGCTTTCAGGTTCCCCGGAGGGGTCTCCAAGAACAATAAGGCGCTTGCCGACTCTGGCAAATTGAAGCAAGGTCTTTCCGTCCTTCGAGAAGTAAAACTGTTTGTCACCCAGATAGCCGAGATGACTCAAGACATGTCCTCCGTGTTTTTCAAGGAAAGCCTCCAGCTTCCCATCATCGGAAGGTTCCCCTGGAATACCATGCTGCTTACGTTCGAACAGGAGCAGGGAAAAAGCGAAAAACACAATGACAAACAATGCGGATATGGCTACCATCCAGTGAATTTGCTGAACCGGCATAAAGACCACATCGGTCAGCTCAGATTCAAGTTCAGGGTCTTCGGCAAGCCATGTAAAGATAATAGCCAGGTTGTAGTAGACATATTCCAGCAGGATCAAAAGAAGCAGATAACCAATCAAGCTGGGGATAGTCATCACAGAGCGCTGGCGGTTGAATTTGTTTCTCAGTAAAAATAATACAATCCCGATGAGAACTAATACAACGGCAAGGTTGAATGTGAAGGAGGCGGCGACACTGAAGAACGCTGCGCCGGCCAAAGCCTGAATGGACATGTTGTAAGCTCTTTTGGTTCTCCGGTAGATCCCTCTTGCCGATAAGATCAGGGCAATTCCGCATCCCAGAGTGATGGCGTCGGATAAGACCGTAAACCACCCGGGCGAGAACGAACGGATAAAGAGGTCCAAATCCTCATCAATAGGCATGACCATATAGAGAATCGTCAGAACCCCGCCGAAAAAAATCAGGACAGATAAAGACCAGTATCCAAGCTTGCTGAGAATGGAACGCTGAAAAGTCCAGAGAACGCCTCCAGCTTCCATCGTTTGGCGGACTACCCGGTTTTCCTCAATGTTTTTCATGACCACGCCAGCCATTTCGAAGGCCGCCATAATGAGTCCGATTCCAAACGGAATAAGATAATAACACAGACGGTACAGGAGCAGGGCAGACAAAACAGTCCCTTTGTCAATACCGTAGCTGGTAATGCCGATAATGTAGACAAGGTCAAATGATCCCAGGCCCCCGGGAACCAGACTGATCAGACCGGCTACCGCTGCAAGAACGAACGTACCGATGGCAGCGGGAAAAGGAACGTCAATACCGGTCAGATGGATAATTACATAGGAAGTAATTCCGGCGGAAAACCATTCGATAAAGGAGACCAGTGTATACATGGTCGTTACTTTGGCTGAATTGGTCTCCCGCCCTTTAAATTTGGAGAAGAGGATGTAGGCGGGAAGGAACGCGAAGACGCCCACAACCGGGATCCACAGCCACTTTTCACTATGAAGAATAGACCTTGCCGGAAAAACGTCCACAATGACCAATAGTGACAACAAGGAAAGCCCGCTCATAAGAGACGGGGCCATCCAGGCAATGGAACGGATCAACTGGGGGCTGTCTTTAGTATGCTCGCGAAATAACACAGCGCGAAGACTCGCTCCAGCCAAACCTCTGAATCCAAGGACTCCGTTAAACGAATTGGCAATCCAGGAAACACGGAATATTTTCCAAACCGAAACTTTAAGCTTTAAAGCCCGGATCAAAATATAATCATAAAAGAACATGGTTGAAACGGCTATAAGTCCCACAGCGACAGCCAGATAGAAACCGCCTTGGGGTATCTGATTGATAGCAGCAATGGACTCCTTAATGGATAATCCGGCTAGCTCTTTTTTTCCCTGGTAAAAGACAAAAAGCAGAAGCACGATAGGAAATGCGATTTTAGCTACACGCATCCAAGGAAACTTGGAGGACATCCGATTACCTTCTTTCATACGTAACTGCATATACTTAATCGTTCCCATTTTTCAATTGAAACAAAACGAACATAGGAAGTTATGTTGAAAAATGGACGGGGATTGATTTACATGAAACGGCATCCTAATAGCCTGTCTTCAAAATCCTGAAAACAGGGTAGAAATTATTATACATAAGTATGGAGAAAAGTAGAACGAAAAAATAGACAAAACGGTAACAAATAGGTAACAGGGTCGGAAATTTTTTGAAAAGATGTGATAGAAAAACATAAAAGAGAAATGATTTTATGGGAAACGGACTTTAATCTTTATCCAAGAATATAGTTTACTCTATAATGGAAAGGGAAAAATACCGATATACACTTTAAGGATCAAGAAGATTCCGGTATTTTTGGGCAGAAGACGAAGGAGGCCTGATTAAGATGCGCGGAAACCAAGAACAGATACTTAAATTCGGCACCAAAGTCATCGTAAATGACCCCAAATTATACTCTTATAAAGACAGGGGTAAAGTTAAAACCATTGCCAGCATTACATCTTCGGGTATTCAGTATATAGTGGAATTAGAGTCTGGCATAGAATCTTTATACTATAAGTCCCAGTTAAAGAAAAGAAGATAATACGAATGAAATTATCTTTTCACGTAATTGAAAATCGTCTAAAGATGAATCAGGCGGTTTTTTTGTTTATTTAGAAACCGGTAGGCTTCCGTACTTAGGAATCTCGTGACTTTTAGTCATGAGAGGTTCAAACGGTTTACAAAAAGAGGAAAGCAGCGTATACTAAGCGTAATAAAGTTTCCTTGGAGCAACAAAATTGAATATGGAAAAAAAGAGAATCATTCTCAATTATCATGCTGCCTCCGGCCCCGGAGGCAGCATGAGTCGTTTTAAGGGGCTTAAAAATGAAATTCATTATCAAATAAAAGGAGATGGGAGATATGACTGCTATAGATATGGGTAAGGTTAATCCTGATTCCGAACATAAAAACAATTCCGGCAAACGCTCTTTCCGGAAAGCCTTATGGGAGGAACCGGAAGTACTCACAGCTCTTCTGTGCGGAGGATGCCTTGTACTCGCCTGGGCAATATCCGGATTTTCTGCTTTGTTCTCTACATTCTTGTATGGACTTTCTCTTGTGGCAGGGGGATTTGGCAAAGCGAAAGAAGGACTGGTAACCCTGATCAGGGAGAAGGACCTTGACGTCAACTTGCTGATGGTCTTTGCGGCAATTGGAGCCTGCACGATTGGCTATTGGGCGGAAGGAGCTGTTCTGATTTTTATTTTTGCCGTAAGTGGTGCTTTGGAAAGCTATACAATGGGGCGCAGTTCCAAAGATATTTCGGCTTTGATGGAGCTAAAACCGGAGACGGCCATTTTGTATTCTGATGGTCATGAGACTGAAGTGCCGATTGAACAACTTCAAATGGGAAACCTGATTTTGGTAAGGCCAGGGGAACGGGTTCCAGCTGACGGACGGATCAGTGAAGGGCAGTCATTTGTAAATGAGTCTTCCCTCACCGGGGAATCAGAGCCGGTTGATAAGACAGTCGGCGACGATGTCTTTGCGGGGACGTTAAACGGGCAAGGAGCCTTGTTTGTGGAAGTAACCCGGACAAGTGAAAGCAGTCTATTCAGCAAAATAATCAAACTGGTGCAGGAAGCTCAAAGTGAGAAACCTGCTTCCCAGCAGTTTATTGAGAAATTTGAACACAGGTATGCAAAAGTAATTGTGGCCGTTACGCTGATGATGATCCTTATTCCTCCCTTATTACTGAAATGGACTCTGGAAGATACCTTTTATAAGGCTATGGTATTTCTTGTAGTGGCTTCGCCTTGTGCCCTTGTTGCTTCTATCATGCCGGCTATATTATCTGCTGTATCGAACGGAGCACGGAAGGGACTTCTCATGAAAGGAGGGGCCTATCTGGAGCTATTGGCGGATACAAGGGTAGTTACCTTTGATAAAACCGGGACTTTGACAATGGGAAAACTTAAGGTTACGGATTTGATTCCCCTGGGACGCCGGACGGAAGAGGAGGTACTTCAAATTACAGCTTCCGTTGAAAGCCTGTCCGAGCATCCTATTGCCAAAGCGATCATTCAGGAAGCGAAATTACGGAAATTGCCTGTGGAACATTCGGCAGGACTTCAAGCCATAACGGGAAGCGGGGTGGAAGCAAGATACAGAGGCAGCAGATGGAAAGCAGGTAAACCGGATTTTGCGGAACCTTCTCATCTGTCAGAAGAGTTGAAAGATCAAATTACCGCTCTTCAAAATAGCGGCAAGACGGTTATCGTGCTGGACGGGGAGAAAGAAGCGGCTGCCCTGATCGCACTTCAAGACCAGATCCGGCCTGAAGCTAAGCAAACAGTGGCCCATCTTAAGGCGCTTGGCATCCGTTGCGTGATGCTCACCGGAGATCAGCCGAGAACAGCGGATGCCATCGGCAGCGAAGCCGGAGTGGATGAGGTATATGCCGAATTACTCCCGGAACAAAAACTGGATATGATCAAACAACTCCGGGAGCAGTATGGCCACGTAGTGATGATCGGTGACGGGGTCAACGACGCACCCGCTTTAGCAGGGGCCACTGTTGGAATTGCCATGGGGGCTGCTGGAAGCGATGCGGCCTTGGAGACGGCAGACGTAGTTCTAATGAATGATGAAATCTGCCGCATAGAAGACGCTGTACGGCTTGGCAAACGGACCAGCCGCATTGTTAAGCAGAATCTCGTGTTTGCCGTTGCTGTAATCTCCCTCCTGATTGTCTCCAATTTTACTGCCGGCATTCCTCTTCCGCTTGGAGTTATCGGGCATGAAGGGAGCACCATTCTCGTCATTCTGAATGGACTCCGATTACTAAGATAAGAGGATTAAGAGGCACAACCGGAAATAAAAATTAAACAGGAAGGGATAAAATCCTCTGAAATGATGGTTTCTAATCGTGATCGAAAAGAAGAAAGAACTGTTCAGGGGCGGAAGGATTCGGATGATATATGAAAAAGTGGCTAATGATAGGGAGCGTATCGGCTCCCTTTTTTGTGTTGATGATTTTAGTTATTTTGATTATAGGTATTTTTGGCGGTACTAAAGCTAGAGAAGAAGAAAACAAAAGTAATAGTGGAATGTATGTTTGTTCACCTACAGGAGAAGAGATAAACAAAGAAATGTGGGGGACTGCTTTTTCTCAGGCAGGTTCTTAGGGATAAGGCGAATAAATACATTGAAATAGCGGAAAAACAAGGAATTGATCCTGTGCTGTTTGCAGCAATATCTCTACATGAAACCGCATGGGGAAAAAGTTCTGCTGTTACAAAAATAATCCTGGTGGACTTATGTCGTCTTCCGGTCTAATGGTTTTTCCAACCTTGGACGATGGATTGGAAACTGATGCTAGACTTTAAATTGGACACAGAGAACTGAGAGTGCGACAATAAAAACATTCATAATCGAGGTGTCCGACATGACGAAAAAGTATGACAAGGAGTTCAAACTTCAATCCGTAAGACTTATCCAGGAAGACGGAAAATCGGTGGCGCAGGTAGCCCGGGAAATGGGCTTGCATGAGAACACGCTTTACCGCTGGATCGCGGAATTTAAGAACGCTGGCAACCAGCCGTCACCTATACGTTTCCCCTATAAATATGTGAGCATGCAGGAATAAGTGTTACTTCGCTAAAGATAAGGACTTCGTATAGGGGTACCCGCCTATTTTAATTTTCATTGATATATTCGAGAGTATGGGATCGCCCGAATAGCTTTTACTAATGTCATTTAGTTGAACTAACATTTATATCTACCTTTCTTTGTAAATATTGGCCACTTTTTCATGAATCTAATCCAACAAGAGGTCTATATAGATATTCATCTCAATTTTTTTCTTTAGAACGCAAAAAGACGCCGAATAAACCGGCGTCTAGTAATTGCTTAGTATTTAATCAAAATGTAGAAACAATTTAAGGATTTTCTACAAATTCTAAAATAAAAAAGACAAAAAGCTTCCGGTAGCTGTTCTCTATATGAAGTTTGCTTAAAAAAGGACAGACTGATCCCGTTGCAAGCAAATCTCCTAGATGTAAATATGACTTTACTTCTTTTTCTACACTTCTGAAAACAGTTTCCATGGCTTTTTGCCTCCCTTCTTACTAAATAGTTTTATCTATTTTAATATATATTGATAAAAAAAGCAATCCATCTGAGGGTCTGTTATTGGCATTGTACTAATATAAAACATAACTTTACCTGTGGAACCACCAGTAATATTGCAAATTAAGCAAAAGATTTTACAACACCTTATTCCATTGAATTTCCTGATTGCGGAAAAAAAATAAAGAGCTCTCTTCAGCTATCCTGTCGGTTCAATAAAATCAGTATCATAAACGGACGTTTACGTTTATGGGGCTGATAATCACTTAATCAAGATACAACTTATTTGTGTCTATTCTTAGAACTAAAACTCATTCCTAAAAACAAAGTAACATTTTTGTTGGTGCTAATATAGGGTTAAAGGCAACTTTTAGCAGGTGATGAATGATGCACTTACAAAATTTGGATTAGAAAAGATTTATAAAGAAAAATTGACCGGAACCAGATATAAGGATTGATTTAACTTGAGTGTGAAAGAACTGCTGACACCAGAGGAAATATTAAACCTTAAAAATTTATCGGAATTTGAATTTACTTCCTATAACAATCTATCAGACTATGATATTGAGGGAATGTTATCCAGTCTTCTATAATCCAATTGGTTATAGTCATTTAATTTCATCCTGGGAATCCTGGGACATGCCCTCTCCTGCTTGAACCGCCCCTATTCAATATTTTTTGATCAAATTTTTTTATAAACCAACATAAAAGTATGACACATATTAAACATGACTAATATGTGTCATCCATTATTTTTAATAAATTATTTCTATTTAGGTCTTGATAACAGGCAAGGGGGGACGCCAATGGAGACGTTTCAAGCTCTTAAATTAATGTTCCTGTTCGGAATGTTTATTCTAGCGCTTCTAACGTTCATCCAGAAAATGAAATAGATCGCCCACCCCGCAAAGGTTAAATGCGATCTATTTCGTATAACTTTGTAAAAGCCGACCGCCTAGTAGCGCGGCTATTGCTGACCGTGGACGTTACCGGGTCTGCGGTCTTTTTTAGTATATGCTTCTACTTGCATTTTAACACAGGTCTGTTTTGTTTAACAAGGTTATACATGGCGTGACCATATTTTGACCATATTTTTTTCAGAAGATATCCGAAGTAATCGGAAAGCAAAAAGAGAAACTTCCTATTATATATAGCTAATCCGAACTAATCCTAACGACGTTACCCTCCCTAAATCCGCCTTCTTATGTTATTATATTACTTCTATAGTATTTATTGTATACAAATCAAAAAAAGGGAGAAGGTTTAATGAAATTCAAGAAAAAAATCACTAAAGGCATTGTAGCACTCACAGCATTAACTATTTTATCTACTTCGGCATTTGGCTCAATTTCATCAGCTCAAACACTTGAAAAACCATCAATATCTACAACACAACTACTTTCAGTCCCAACTTCTTTTTCATCGAACCTTGGAAAACCAACTGGTTTAAATTATTCGCAAGTTTCCACCCAACATAATAATTTAGCTAAATCAGGGCAAATACAGCCTAGGGAAATATTTGGTCATGGTCTAAAAGCGATAAAATTCATCGGGTCCATATGTAGAGTCGGAGGCTCAGCTCTTTCATGGATACTCAAACCTTTATCCCCTTCCAAAGCAAAAAGGTTCAGTCAATGGGCTCATAAAATTGCGGAAGCTACCGAAAGGTTAAACAGTGCTTCAAGAGGTGCTGTTGTTAAGGCTTTAATAGCAGTAGGAGTACCAGAAAAAACTGCTGAAGCTCTTGCTGATATTATTCTATGGCTTATTTAAACTAGTTAAAAGAACAGGTTTGAAATCCTCCCACAAGGATTCATGCCTGTTTTTTTTAATGGTAGATTTATAAGAATATAAGAAGTTTTTGCTCTCAGCGGAAGTGTCACCACTGGGGACGAATTGGGGACAGAATGTACATCATTGTATAGAATATAAGGATAAAGAAGGAAAAGGGAAAAGAAAAAAACTTATAAATCAAGGTTTTTTGGATTAAAATCAAATATAAATAGGTAAGAAAAGTTCCCTTCCGGGGTGCCCCTTTTTTATAAATAAGCCGAGAAAACTGGTGATTTCAATCGTGAGATGAATCGGCTTCGGATAAGGCGTGTCTTTTGACACTCCGACATATGGTGAATTTGTAATTGTTGAAGAAATATTTAGTACTAATATCCTAAAAAACTTTTGCCTATGTTATCCTATATTTGAGGTGGGTTTTACAATTTCGGAAATCGAAAGTGATTGTGATGATTACGATAATACATTCATCAAAAAGCGAGGTGGTACAGTGATTGTAAATAAAGCATATAAGATTCGTATCTATCCGACAAAAGAACAAGATGTTCTCATCAATAAAACAATCGGTTGTTGTCGCTTTGTATTGAAACCGGTATTTTCATCGGCCTCACATTGTTTGGAGTCAAAGGAATTATTATCGCATTCTGGCACTTGTAATTGTAACGAGCCTGTCCCGGGCAGGGGTTTTTCGGGATGTGTTTGCTTATATCCGCACCGGAAACTTTCACCATGTGCATCTGCCTCTGACAGAACGGAGCAGTTCAAAGGAAGCAAAACTTGATTAACCCGTTCATATTTAGATAATAGTAATATTAGTGAATTAGCCCATCTAGGCTTAGGTCTGAAAACTTACAAGGAATTAGAAATTGGCTATACCTTAGGAAAGAATATTTGAAATAAGTTGTTAATGGTTAGTAAAGAATAGCGGGTGCAAATTTGCTACAATGAAAAAAACAACCAGATTTAAAGGGAGGGCTATGAATGAAAAAATGGCCAGTTCCGCTAGCAGCCGCTTTTTTGTTCTCACAATTGTTGGGAGCGGGGTTTGCCTTGGCAGAGCCGAAGGCACAAACATCTTTGACCTCCTTGATGGAACGTGAGCCTAATCAATCTCTTTGGACGGCAACTCCCGTTAAGCTAAACAGCCAAACAATCGGCACGATTCATGATTATTTAGCAGATGTTGACATTTATAAATTACCTCTAACATCGGCCGGGAAAATTGCATTTACGCTCAGAGCTATTGAGCCGGATTATAGTTCATATTTACGTATGGATGTACTGGATTGCAAAGGAAATGTGGTACAGCGTGGTTCATTAAGGAAGTACAGTACCGGGGTATCAGTTGTAGTAGACAGGGAACTGAAACCGGACGCATATTATGTGAAGGTTTATACGGATGGCCGTTCCGTACAAATTGTGAATCAGCCTTATATGCTTGAAATTACCCCGTCTCCCGGAAATCTCACAGGCGATTTTGAGGAGATGCAGTTGCAAACTTCTAACCCTCCTAATCCGGCAGCGGGGGTCGAGCATGATTATTGGATGAAGCATGACGGTGTATATATGGAGCAGGTTCGGGCTTTTGATAAATGGAATGCGATTCATGGGAATGCCGACTTATTATCCGGCAGCCCTATGGTTAAACGCCAGTATCACTTGGCCCAGATTGATGCTTTCCGGGCCTGGAGTCTCACTAAAGGGAATCCGCTAATTAAAGTAGCTATTATTGACCAGGGCATTGCCTATCAAACGACAGAGCTTGCCCGACAGATTACCGAACCCTATGATGTGTTTGGACAAAGTTATAGTGAAACCCAAAAGAGGGATCATGGTACTCATACTTCC
This Paenibacillus larvae subsp. larvae DNA region includes the following protein-coding sequences:
- a CDS encoding PrkA family serine protein kinase — protein: MDIFKRISEYRTEKNQLAWSGTFKDYIELVRKNPAITMTAHARVYEMIASHGFEKENGYLRYKFFDQEIFGLNRAIEKLVEEYFHSAAKRLDVRKRILLLMGPVSGGKSTLVTMLKRGLEQFSKTDLGAVYAIKGCPMHEEPLHLIPQELRAEVEEELKIRIEGSLCPSCQMRLQTEYGGDIEKVEVERVLISEEGRVGIGTFSPSDPKSQDIADLTGSIDFSTITEYGSESDPRAYRFDGELNKANRGLMEFQEMLKCDEKFLWNLLSLTQEGNFKAGRFALISADELIVAHTNESEYKSFISNKKNEALQSRMIVMPIPYNLRVTDEEKIYAKLIKQSDMSHIHIAPHALRAAAIFSILTRLKETKKQGMDLLKKMRMYNGESVEGYKEADLKEMQHEFTEEGMSGIDPRYVINRISSALIRHDLQCINALDVLRALKDGLDQHPSITKDERERYLNFISIARKEYDELAKKEVQKAFVYSFEESAWTLFENYLDNIEAYCHWGKIKDPLTGEEMDPDERLMRSIEEQIGISENAKKAFREEILIRLSSYSRKKKKFNYSSHERLREAIEKKLFADLKDIVKITTSTKTPDEKQLKKINEVTKRLIDEHGYCPACANELLRYVGSLLNR
- the mprF gene encoding bifunctional lysylphosphatidylglycerol flippase/synthetase MprF, coding for MSSKFPWMRVAKIAFPIVLLLFVFYQGKKELAGLSIKESIAAINQIPQGGFYLAVAVGLIAVSTMFFYDYILIRALKLKVSVWKIFRVSWIANSFNGVLGFRGLAGASLRAVLFREHTKDSPQLIRSIAWMAPSLMSGLSLLSLLVIVDVFPARSILHSEKWLWIPVVGVFAFLPAYILFSKFKGRETNSAKVTTMYTLVSFIEWFSAGITSYVIIHLTGIDVPFPAAIGTFVLAAVAGLISLVPGGLGSFDLVYIIGITSYGIDKGTVLSALLLYRLCYYLIPFGIGLIMAAFEMAGVVMKNIEENRVVRQTMEAGGVLWTFQRSILSKLGYWSLSVLIFFGGVLTILYMVMPIDEDLDLFIRSFSPGWFTVLSDAITLGCGIALILSARGIYRRTKRAYNMSIQALAGAAFFSVAASFTFNLAVVLVLIGIVLFLLRNKFNRQRSVMTIPSLIGYLLLLILLEYVYYNLAIIFTWLAEDPELESELTDVVFMPVQQIHWMVAISALFVIVFFAFSLLLFERKQHGIPGEPSDDGKLEAFLEKHGGHVLSHLGYLGDKQFYFSKDGKTLLQFARVGKRLIVLGDPSGEPESFPGILEDFLEDADRLGYIVVFYQIENDYMYLYHDLGYRFFKLGEEAIIDLSSFTISGKKRAGLRALKNRFNREGYTFELVTPPFDDEWFRELKQVSDAFIGKRKEKGYSLGYFDRHYLEKAPIAILRDSAGKMMAFMSLMPVYREGYLSVDLMRYYPDSPSGIMDAMFIHLFEWAKEKGYRFFNMGMAPLSNVGQSQEAFFSERVAAAIFNNVNYTYSFSGLRRFKDKYSPKWEGKYLAYRKNRSLPGTMLLVTRLIGKRRKQS
- a CDS encoding heavy metal translocating P-type ATPase: MTAIDMGKVNPDSEHKNNSGKRSFRKALWEEPEVLTALLCGGCLVLAWAISGFSALFSTFLYGLSLVAGGFGKAKEGLVTLIREKDLDVNLLMVFAAIGACTIGYWAEGAVLIFIFAVSGALESYTMGRSSKDISALMELKPETAILYSDGHETEVPIEQLQMGNLILVRPGERVPADGRISEGQSFVNESSLTGESEPVDKTVGDDVFAGTLNGQGALFVEVTRTSESSLFSKIIKLVQEAQSEKPASQQFIEKFEHRYAKVIVAVTLMMILIPPLLLKWTLEDTFYKAMVFLVVASPCALVASIMPAILSAVSNGARKGLLMKGGAYLELLADTRVVTFDKTGTLTMGKLKVTDLIPLGRRTEEEVLQITASVESLSEHPIAKAIIQEAKLRKLPVEHSAGLQAITGSGVEARYRGSRWKAGKPDFAEPSHLSEELKDQITALQNSGKTVIVLDGEKEAAALIALQDQIRPEAKQTVAHLKALGIRCVMLTGDQPRTADAIGSEAGVDEVYAELLPEQKLDMIKQLREQYGHVVMIGDGVNDAPALAGATVGIAMGAAGSDAALETADVVLMNDEICRIEDAVRLGKRTSRIVKQNLVFAVAVISLLIVSNFTAGIPLPLGVIGHEGSTILVILNGLRLLR
- a CDS encoding putative holin-like toxin, with the protein product MFLFGMFILALLTFIQKMK
- a CDS encoding helix-turn-helix domain-containing protein, whose amino-acid sequence is MIVNKAYKIRIYPTKEQDVLINKTIGCCRFVLKPVFSSASHCLESKELLSHSGTCNCNEPVPGRGFSGCVCLYPHRKLSPCASASDRTEQFKGSKT